The following coding sequences lie in one Paroedura picta isolate Pp20150507F chromosome 10, Ppicta_v3.0, whole genome shotgun sequence genomic window:
- the LOC143819574 gene encoding homeobox protein EMX1-like: MFPGGAAAVAAAAAAKRCFTIESLVAKDSHPLAEEPLRPPALGYPASAAVEAFAHGFQGSAAAGRSLYGGPELLFPEAVSHPPPLAVHPPPLAASHLPPSPHPFFGPQPRDPLHFYPWVLRNRFFGHRFQGGDVSQESLLLHGPFARKPKRIRTAFSPSQLLRLERAFEKNHYVVGAERKQLAGSLSLSETQVKVWFQNRRTKYKRQKLEEEGPESDQKKKGSHHINRWRIATKQSSGEDIDVTSNE, translated from the exons ATGTTCCCGGGGggagcggcggcggtggcggcggcggcggcggccaagcGCTGCTTCACCATCGAGTCGCTGGTGGCCAAGGACAGCCACCCGCTGGCCGAGGAGccgctccgcccgcccgccctgggCTACCCGGCCAGCGCCGCCGTCGAGGCCTTCGCGCACGGCTTCCAGGGCTCGGCCGCCGCCGGGCGCTCCCTCTACGGCGGCCCCGAGCTGCTCTTCCCCGAGGCCGTGAGCCACCCGCCCCCGCTGGCCGTCCACCCGCCCCCGCTGGCCGCCTCCCACCTCCCGCCCTCGCCGCACCCCTTCTTCGGCCCGCAGCCCCGCGACCCGCTCCACTTCTACCCGTGGGTGCTCCGCAACCGCTTCTTCGGCCACCGCTTCCAAG GCGGCGACGTGTCGCAGGAGAGCCTGCTTCTGCACGGGCCCTTCGCCAGGAAGCCCAAGCGGATCCGCACCGCCTTCTCGCCCTCGCAGCTCCTGCGCCTCGAGCGCGCCTTCGAGAAGAACCACTACGTGGTGGGCGCCGAGCGCAAGCAGCTGGCCGGAAGCCTCAGCCTCTCCGAGACGCAG GTGAAGGTCTGGTTCCAAAACAGGAGGACCAAATACAAGAGGCAGAAGCTGGAAGAGGAAGGCCCCGAGTCAGACCAGAAAAAGAAGGGCTCCCATCATATCAACCGGTGGCGGATCGCGACCAAGCAGTCCAGCGGAGAAGACATTGACGTCACATCCAATGAGTAG
- the SPR gene encoding LOW QUALITY PROTEIN: sepiapterin reductase (The sequence of the model RefSeq protein was modified relative to this genomic sequence to represent the inferred CDS: inserted 3 bases in 2 codons; deleted 1 base in 1 codon), which translates to MASGGPGPGPGPXGLGRALCVVSGASRGLGRSVARAVAARLAGGSALLLVARSGDALRELEAQLALAHPALAVRALPADLADPRALRALPDAARALSGPPTPPAPPLRRLLLVHNAGTLGDISKAFVDLDSPAEVNSYLNLNVTSALCLTAAFLKAFPAEPGFCRTVVNISSLCALKPFKSWTLYCTGKAARDMMFQVLAAEEPDVRVLSYAPGPLNTDMQELARTKSGDPEMRAQFLRMKQQGQLLDCDVSSQKLLXLLLEDTFESGAHIDFYDV; encoded by the exons ATGGCGTCGggcgggccggggccggggccggggcc ggggctGGGCCGGGCGCTGTGCGTGGTGAGCGGGGCGTCGCGGGGGCTGGGCCGGAGCGTGGCGCGGGCGGTGGCGGCGCGGCTGGCGGGCGGCTCGGCGCTGCTGCTGGTGGCGCGCTCGGGGGACGCTCTGCGGGAGCTGGAGGCGCAGCTGGCCCTCGCCCACCCGGCCCTCGCCGTCCGCGCCCTGCCCGCCGACCTGGCCGACCCGCGCGCCCTCCGCGCCCTCCCCGACGCCGCCCGCGCCCTC TCGGGACCCCCGACGCCGCCCGCGCCCcccctccgccgcctcctcctcgtcCACAACGCCG ggACTCTCGGTGACATTTCCAAGGCCTTTGTTGACTTGGACAGCCCAGCTGAAGTCAACAGCTACCTGAACCTCAATGTCACCTCCGCGCTGTGCCTGACCGCTGCCTTCCTGAAGGCCTTCCCTGCAGAGCCAGGCTTCTGCCGGACGGTGGTGAACATCTCCTCCCTGTGTGCCCTGAAGCCCTTCAAGTCCTGGACCCTGTACTGCACCGGGAAGGCCGCCCGGGACATGATGTTCCAGGTGCTTGCAGCGGAGGAGCCGGACGTCAGAGTGCTGAGCTATGCGCCAG GGCCCCTGAACACGGACATGCAAGAACTGGCCCGCACCAAATCAGGCGATCCGGAGATGCGTGCGCAGTTCCTCCGCATGAAGCAGCAGGGGCAGTTGCTGGACTGTGATGTCTCCTCCCAGAAGCTGC GCCTTCTCCTGGAGGACACCTTTGAATCGGGGGCACACATCGACTTCTATGACGTCTGA